The following are encoded in a window of Pongo abelii isolate AG06213 chromosome 16, NHGRI_mPonAbe1-v2.0_pri, whole genome shotgun sequence genomic DNA:
- the LOC129050315 gene encoding golgin subfamily A member 8M-like isoform X3 gives MAEETQQNKLAAAKKKLKEYWQKNSPRVPAGVNRNRKTNGSIPETATSGGCQSPGDSARDFHREGPTSSATLKDLESPCQELAVVLDSRSVKISQLKNTIKALKQQKKQVEHQLEEEKKANNKKQKAERELEVQIQTLNIQKGKLNTHLYHMKRSLRYFEEESKDLAIHLQHSLQRKRELEQALSAVTTTQKKKANQFSSHSKARMEWKLEHSIQEQALLKAQVTQLKESFKQAQLERDECVQHLKGERARWQQRMRKMSQEVCTLKNEKKNDMRRIEKLERSLSKLKNQMAEPLPPEPPEPPAMSSKVELQHLRKELERVAGELQAQVKNNQRISLLNRGQEERIQVQEERLRKQEERLEEQQERLQQLAKPQSIFEELEHLEATSQQNQQLTTQLSLMALPGEGDGGGHLDSEEEEAPRPMPSISEDLEGREAMVAIFKSAGASVQEEQARLQEQSGFMDHLEEKADLSELVNKQELRFIHYWRERCHQKIHHVLTEPGGSAKDAALGGGHHQAGPGQGGDEGEAAGAAADGIAAYSNYNNGHRKFLAAAQNPADEPGPGAPAPQELGAADKQGDLCEVSLTSSAQGEAREGPLYDNPTTQPIVQDHQEHPGLGSNCCVPFFCWAWLLRRRR, from the exons TTAAAAGAATATTGGCAGAAAAACAGCCCTAGAGTTCCAGCAGGAGTGAACAGGAACAGGAAAACAAATGGCAGTATCCCTGAGACAGccacttctggtggttgccagtcACCTGGGGAT TCAGCAAGAGATTTCCACAGGGAAGGCCCTACATCATCTGCTACCCTGAAGGATCTGGAG AGCCCATGCCAAGAACTAGCAGTAGTCCTGGATTCAAGGTCCGTAAAAATCAGTCAACTGAAGAACACCATCAAAGCTTTG aaacaacagaagaaacaagTGGAACATCAGCTGGAAGAA gaaaagaaagcaaacaacaaGAAACAGAAAGCCGAAAGGGagctagag GTTCAAATCCAGACATTGAACATACAGAAAGGGAAGCTAAATACACACCTGTACCACATGAAACGTTCTCTCAGATACTTTGAAG AAGAGTCAAAGGATCTGGCTATCCACCTGCAACATTCATTGCAGCGTAAAAGAGAGTTAGAGCAGGCTCTCTCTGCTGTCACCACCACACAGAAGAAGAAGGCAAACCAG TTTTCCAGCCACAGTAAAGCACGTATGGAGTGGAAGTTAGAGCACTCCATCCAGGAGCAGGCACTGCTGAAAGCGCAGGTGACACAG TTGAAGGAGTCATTTAAACAAGCCCAATTAGAAAGAGACGAGTGTGTGCAACATCTAAAAGGAGAGAGGGCCCGGTGGCAGCAGAGGATGAGAAAAATGTCGCAGGAG GTTTGCAcattaaagaatgaaaagaagaatgATATGCGTCGGATAGAGAAGCTGGAGAGGAGCTTGTCCAAACTGAAAAACCAGATGG CTGAACCCCTGCCCCCAGAGCCCCCAGAGCCCCCAGCAATGTCCTCCAAGGTGGAGCTGCAGCACCTGAGGAAGGAACTAGAGAGAGTGGCAGGAGAGCTCCAGGCCCAAGTCAAAAACAATCAGCGCATAAGCCTCCTGAACCGGGGACAAGAAGAGAGGATTCAGGTGCAGGAAGAGAGGCTTcggaagcaggaggagaggcTTGAGGAGCAGCAGGAGAGGCTTCAGCAGCTGGCCAAGCCACAGAGCATCTTTGAGGAGCTG GAGCACCTGGAAGCTACCAGCCAGCAGAACCAGCAGCTAACAACCCAGCTGAGCCTCATGGCTCTCCCTGGGGAAG gagatggaggaggacatctggacagtgaggaggaggaggcaccTCGGCCCATGCCAAGCATCTCAGAGGACCTGGAGGGCAGGGAGGCCATG GTGGCGATTTTCAAGTCCGCTGgagccagtgtccaggaggagcAAGCACGGTTACAAGAGCAG AGCGGCTTTATGGACCACCTGGAGGAGAAGGCAGACCTGAGTGAGCTGGTGAACAAACAAGAACTTCGCTTCATCCACTACTGGCGAGAGAGATGCCATCA GAAAATCCATCACGTTTTAACAGAGCCAGGGGGCAGTGCCAAAGATGCGGCACTGGGAGGAGGACATCATCAGGCTGGCCCAGGACAGGGAGGAGATGAAG GTGAAgctgctggagctgcagcagatGGTATTGCGGCTTATAGCAACTACAACAATGGTCACAGAAAATTCCTGGCTGCTGCCCAGAACCCTGCTGATGAGCCTGGTCCAGGAGCCCCAGCCCCCCAGGAACTTGGGGCTGCAGACAAGCAGGGTG ATCTTTGTGAAGTGAGCCTCACCTCCTCTGCTCaaggagaggccagggagggtCCTCTCTATGACAACCCTACCACACAGCCAATCGTGCAGGACCACCAGGAGCACCCAGGCTTGGGCAGCAACTGCTGTGTGCCATTCTTTTGCTGGGCTTGGCTGCTGAGAAGAAGGAGATAA
- the LOC129050315 gene encoding golgin subfamily A member 8H-like isoform X5, which produces MLMLKEYWQKNSPRVPAGVNRNRKTNGSIPETATSGGCQSPGDSARDFHREGPTSSATLKDLESPCQELAVVLDSRSVKISQLKNTIKALKQQKKQVEHQLEEEKKANNKKQKAERELEVQIQTLNIQKGKLNTHLYHMKRSLRYFEEESKDLAIHLQHSLQRKRELEQALSAVTTTQKKKANQFSSHSKARMEWKLEHSIQEQALLKAQVTQLKESFKQAQLERDECVQHLKGERARWQQRMRKMSQEVCTLKNEKKNDMRRIEKLERSLSKLKNQMAEPLPPEPPEPPAMSSKVELQHLRKELERVAGELQAQVKNNQRISLLNRGQEERIQVQEERLRKQEERLEEQQERLQQLAKPQSIFEELEHLEATSQQNQQLTTQLSLMALPGEGDGGGHLDSEEEEAPRPMPSISEDLEGREAMVAIFKSAGASVQEEQARLQEQSGFMDHLEEKADLSELVNKQELRFIHYWRERCHQKIHHVLTEPGGSAKDAALGGGHHQAGPGQGGDEGEAAGAAADGIAAYSNYNNGHRKFLAAAQNPADEPGPGAPAPQELGAADKQGDLCEVSLTSSAQGEAREGPLYDNPTTQPIVQDHQEHPGLGSNCCVPFFCWAWLLRRRR; this is translated from the exons ATGTTGATG TTAAAAGAATATTGGCAGAAAAACAGCCCTAGAGTTCCAGCAGGAGTGAACAGGAACAGGAAAACAAATGGCAGTATCCCTGAGACAGccacttctggtggttgccagtcACCTGGGGAT TCAGCAAGAGATTTCCACAGGGAAGGCCCTACATCATCTGCTACCCTGAAGGATCTGGAG AGCCCATGCCAAGAACTAGCAGTAGTCCTGGATTCAAGGTCCGTAAAAATCAGTCAACTGAAGAACACCATCAAAGCTTTG aaacaacagaagaaacaagTGGAACATCAGCTGGAAGAA gaaaagaaagcaaacaacaaGAAACAGAAAGCCGAAAGGGagctagag GTTCAAATCCAGACATTGAACATACAGAAAGGGAAGCTAAATACACACCTGTACCACATGAAACGTTCTCTCAGATACTTTGAAG AAGAGTCAAAGGATCTGGCTATCCACCTGCAACATTCATTGCAGCGTAAAAGAGAGTTAGAGCAGGCTCTCTCTGCTGTCACCACCACACAGAAGAAGAAGGCAAACCAG TTTTCCAGCCACAGTAAAGCACGTATGGAGTGGAAGTTAGAGCACTCCATCCAGGAGCAGGCACTGCTGAAAGCGCAGGTGACACAG TTGAAGGAGTCATTTAAACAAGCCCAATTAGAAAGAGACGAGTGTGTGCAACATCTAAAAGGAGAGAGGGCCCGGTGGCAGCAGAGGATGAGAAAAATGTCGCAGGAG GTTTGCAcattaaagaatgaaaagaagaatgATATGCGTCGGATAGAGAAGCTGGAGAGGAGCTTGTCCAAACTGAAAAACCAGATGG CTGAACCCCTGCCCCCAGAGCCCCCAGAGCCCCCAGCAATGTCCTCCAAGGTGGAGCTGCAGCACCTGAGGAAGGAACTAGAGAGAGTGGCAGGAGAGCTCCAGGCCCAAGTCAAAAACAATCAGCGCATAAGCCTCCTGAACCGGGGACAAGAAGAGAGGATTCAGGTGCAGGAAGAGAGGCTTcggaagcaggaggagaggcTTGAGGAGCAGCAGGAGAGGCTTCAGCAGCTGGCCAAGCCACAGAGCATCTTTGAGGAGCTG GAGCACCTGGAAGCTACCAGCCAGCAGAACCAGCAGCTAACAACCCAGCTGAGCCTCATGGCTCTCCCTGGGGAAG gagatggaggaggacatctggacagtgaggaggaggaggcaccTCGGCCCATGCCAAGCATCTCAGAGGACCTGGAGGGCAGGGAGGCCATG GTGGCGATTTTCAAGTCCGCTGgagccagtgtccaggaggagcAAGCACGGTTACAAGAGCAG AGCGGCTTTATGGACCACCTGGAGGAGAAGGCAGACCTGAGTGAGCTGGTGAACAAACAAGAACTTCGCTTCATCCACTACTGGCGAGAGAGATGCCATCA GAAAATCCATCACGTTTTAACAGAGCCAGGGGGCAGTGCCAAAGATGCGGCACTGGGAGGAGGACATCATCAGGCTGGCCCAGGACAGGGAGGAGATGAAG GTGAAgctgctggagctgcagcagatGGTATTGCGGCTTATAGCAACTACAACAATGGTCACAGAAAATTCCTGGCTGCTGCCCAGAACCCTGCTGATGAGCCTGGTCCAGGAGCCCCAGCCCCCCAGGAACTTGGGGCTGCAGACAAGCAGGGTG ATCTTTGTGAAGTGAGCCTCACCTCCTCTGCTCaaggagaggccagggagggtCCTCTCTATGACAACCCTACCACACAGCCAATCGTGCAGGACCACCAGGAGCACCCAGGCTTGGGCAGCAACTGCTGTGTGCCATTCTTTTGCTGGGCTTGGCTGCTGAGAAGAAGGAGATAA
- the LOC129050315 gene encoding golgin subfamily A member 8M-like isoform X1 yields the protein MAEETQQNKLAAAKKKLKEYWQKNSPRVPAGVNRNRKTNGSIPETATSGGCQSPGDSARDFHREGPTSSATLKDLESPCQELAVVLDSRSVKISQLKNTIKALKQQKKQVEHQLEEEKKANNKKQKAERELEVQIQTLNIQKGKLNTHLYHMKRSLRYFEEESKDLAIHLQHSLQRKRELEQALSAVTTTQKKKANQFSSHSKARMEWKLEHSIQEQALLKAQVTQLKESFKQAQLERDECVQHLKGERARWQQRMRKMSQEVCTLKNEKKNDMRRIEKLERSLSKLKNQMAEPLPPEPPEPPAMSSKVELQHLRKELERVAGELQAQVKNNQRISLLNRGQEERIQVQEERLRKQEERLEEQQERLQQLAKPQSIFEELNNEHKSALQLKQQVKELQEKLGEEHLEATSQQNQQLTTQLSLMALPGEGDGGGHLDSEEEEAPRPMPSISEDLEGREAMVAIFKSAGASVQEEQARLQEQSGFMDHLEEKADLSELVNKQELRFIHYWRERCHQKIHHVLTEPGGSAKDAALGGGHHQAGPGQGGDEGEAAGAAADGIAAYSNYNNGHRKFLAAAQNPADEPGPGAPAPQELGAADKQGDLCEVSLTSSAQGEAREGPLYDNPTTQPIVQDHQEHPGLGSNCCVPFFCWAWLLRRRR from the exons TTAAAAGAATATTGGCAGAAAAACAGCCCTAGAGTTCCAGCAGGAGTGAACAGGAACAGGAAAACAAATGGCAGTATCCCTGAGACAGccacttctggtggttgccagtcACCTGGGGAT TCAGCAAGAGATTTCCACAGGGAAGGCCCTACATCATCTGCTACCCTGAAGGATCTGGAG AGCCCATGCCAAGAACTAGCAGTAGTCCTGGATTCAAGGTCCGTAAAAATCAGTCAACTGAAGAACACCATCAAAGCTTTG aaacaacagaagaaacaagTGGAACATCAGCTGGAAGAA gaaaagaaagcaaacaacaaGAAACAGAAAGCCGAAAGGGagctagag GTTCAAATCCAGACATTGAACATACAGAAAGGGAAGCTAAATACACACCTGTACCACATGAAACGTTCTCTCAGATACTTTGAAG AAGAGTCAAAGGATCTGGCTATCCACCTGCAACATTCATTGCAGCGTAAAAGAGAGTTAGAGCAGGCTCTCTCTGCTGTCACCACCACACAGAAGAAGAAGGCAAACCAG TTTTCCAGCCACAGTAAAGCACGTATGGAGTGGAAGTTAGAGCACTCCATCCAGGAGCAGGCACTGCTGAAAGCGCAGGTGACACAG TTGAAGGAGTCATTTAAACAAGCCCAATTAGAAAGAGACGAGTGTGTGCAACATCTAAAAGGAGAGAGGGCCCGGTGGCAGCAGAGGATGAGAAAAATGTCGCAGGAG GTTTGCAcattaaagaatgaaaagaagaatgATATGCGTCGGATAGAGAAGCTGGAGAGGAGCTTGTCCAAACTGAAAAACCAGATGG CTGAACCCCTGCCCCCAGAGCCCCCAGAGCCCCCAGCAATGTCCTCCAAGGTGGAGCTGCAGCACCTGAGGAAGGAACTAGAGAGAGTGGCAGGAGAGCTCCAGGCCCAAGTCAAAAACAATCAGCGCATAAGCCTCCTGAACCGGGGACAAGAAGAGAGGATTCAGGTGCAGGAAGAGAGGCTTcggaagcaggaggagaggcTTGAGGAGCAGCAGGAGAGGCTTCAGCAGCTGGCCAAGCCACAGAGCATCTTTGAGGAGCTG AACAATGAGCACAAGAGCGCACTGCAGTTGAAGCAGCAAGTAAAGGAGCTACAGGAGAAGCTTGGTgag GAGCACCTGGAAGCTACCAGCCAGCAGAACCAGCAGCTAACAACCCAGCTGAGCCTCATGGCTCTCCCTGGGGAAG gagatggaggaggacatctggacagtgaggaggaggaggcaccTCGGCCCATGCCAAGCATCTCAGAGGACCTGGAGGGCAGGGAGGCCATG GTGGCGATTTTCAAGTCCGCTGgagccagtgtccaggaggagcAAGCACGGTTACAAGAGCAG AGCGGCTTTATGGACCACCTGGAGGAGAAGGCAGACCTGAGTGAGCTGGTGAACAAACAAGAACTTCGCTTCATCCACTACTGGCGAGAGAGATGCCATCA GAAAATCCATCACGTTTTAACAGAGCCAGGGGGCAGTGCCAAAGATGCGGCACTGGGAGGAGGACATCATCAGGCTGGCCCAGGACAGGGAGGAGATGAAG GTGAAgctgctggagctgcagcagatGGTATTGCGGCTTATAGCAACTACAACAATGGTCACAGAAAATTCCTGGCTGCTGCCCAGAACCCTGCTGATGAGCCTGGTCCAGGAGCCCCAGCCCCCCAGGAACTTGGGGCTGCAGACAAGCAGGGTG ATCTTTGTGAAGTGAGCCTCACCTCCTCTGCTCaaggagaggccagggagggtCCTCTCTATGACAACCCTACCACACAGCCAATCGTGCAGGACCACCAGGAGCACCCAGGCTTGGGCAGCAACTGCTGTGTGCCATTCTTTTGCTGGGCTTGGCTGCTGAGAAGAAGGAGATAA
- the LOC129050315 gene encoding golgin subfamily A member 8H-like isoform X6: protein MLMLKEYWQKNSPRVPAGVNRNRKTNGSIPETATSGGCQSPGDSARDFHREGPTSSATLKDLESPCQELAVVLDSRSVKISQLKNTIKALKQQKKQVEHQLEEEKKANNKKQKAERELEVQIQTLNIQKGKLNTHLYHMKRSLRYFEEESKDLAIHLQHSLQRKRELEQALSAVTTTQKKKANQFSSHSKARMEWKLEHSIQEQALLKAQVTQLKESFKQAQLERDECVQHLKGERARWQQRMRKMSQEVCTLKNEKKNDMRRIEKLERSLSKLKNQMAEPLPPEPPEPPAMSSKVELQHLRKELERVAGELQAQVKNNQRISLLNRGQEERIQVQEERLRKQEERLEEQQERLQQLAKPQSIFEELEHLEATSQQNQQLTTQLSLMALPGEGDGGGHLDSEEEEAPRPMPSISEDLEGREAMVAIFKSAGASVQEEQARLQEQSGFMDHLEEKADLSELVNKQELRFIHYWKIHHVLTEPGGSAKDAALGGGHHQAGPGQGGDEGEAAGAAADGIAAYSNYNNGHRKFLAAAQNPADEPGPGAPAPQELGAADKQGDLCEVSLTSSAQGEAREGPLYDNPTTQPIVQDHQEHPGLGSNCCVPFFCWAWLLRRRR from the exons ATGTTGATG TTAAAAGAATATTGGCAGAAAAACAGCCCTAGAGTTCCAGCAGGAGTGAACAGGAACAGGAAAACAAATGGCAGTATCCCTGAGACAGccacttctggtggttgccagtcACCTGGGGAT TCAGCAAGAGATTTCCACAGGGAAGGCCCTACATCATCTGCTACCCTGAAGGATCTGGAG AGCCCATGCCAAGAACTAGCAGTAGTCCTGGATTCAAGGTCCGTAAAAATCAGTCAACTGAAGAACACCATCAAAGCTTTG aaacaacagaagaaacaagTGGAACATCAGCTGGAAGAA gaaaagaaagcaaacaacaaGAAACAGAAAGCCGAAAGGGagctagag GTTCAAATCCAGACATTGAACATACAGAAAGGGAAGCTAAATACACACCTGTACCACATGAAACGTTCTCTCAGATACTTTGAAG AAGAGTCAAAGGATCTGGCTATCCACCTGCAACATTCATTGCAGCGTAAAAGAGAGTTAGAGCAGGCTCTCTCTGCTGTCACCACCACACAGAAGAAGAAGGCAAACCAG TTTTCCAGCCACAGTAAAGCACGTATGGAGTGGAAGTTAGAGCACTCCATCCAGGAGCAGGCACTGCTGAAAGCGCAGGTGACACAG TTGAAGGAGTCATTTAAACAAGCCCAATTAGAAAGAGACGAGTGTGTGCAACATCTAAAAGGAGAGAGGGCCCGGTGGCAGCAGAGGATGAGAAAAATGTCGCAGGAG GTTTGCAcattaaagaatgaaaagaagaatgATATGCGTCGGATAGAGAAGCTGGAGAGGAGCTTGTCCAAACTGAAAAACCAGATGG CTGAACCCCTGCCCCCAGAGCCCCCAGAGCCCCCAGCAATGTCCTCCAAGGTGGAGCTGCAGCACCTGAGGAAGGAACTAGAGAGAGTGGCAGGAGAGCTCCAGGCCCAAGTCAAAAACAATCAGCGCATAAGCCTCCTGAACCGGGGACAAGAAGAGAGGATTCAGGTGCAGGAAGAGAGGCTTcggaagcaggaggagaggcTTGAGGAGCAGCAGGAGAGGCTTCAGCAGCTGGCCAAGCCACAGAGCATCTTTGAGGAGCTG GAGCACCTGGAAGCTACCAGCCAGCAGAACCAGCAGCTAACAACCCAGCTGAGCCTCATGGCTCTCCCTGGGGAAG gagatggaggaggacatctggacagtgaggaggaggaggcaccTCGGCCCATGCCAAGCATCTCAGAGGACCTGGAGGGCAGGGAGGCCATG GTGGCGATTTTCAAGTCCGCTGgagccagtgtccaggaggagcAAGCACGGTTACAAGAGCAG AGCGGCTTTATGGACCACCTGGAGGAGAAGGCAGACCTGAGTGAGCTGGTGAACAAACAAGAACTTCGCTTCATCCACTACTG GAAAATCCATCACGTTTTAACAGAGCCAGGGGGCAGTGCCAAAGATGCGGCACTGGGAGGAGGACATCATCAGGCTGGCCCAGGACAGGGAGGAGATGAAG GTGAAgctgctggagctgcagcagatGGTATTGCGGCTTATAGCAACTACAACAATGGTCACAGAAAATTCCTGGCTGCTGCCCAGAACCCTGCTGATGAGCCTGGTCCAGGAGCCCCAGCCCCCCAGGAACTTGGGGCTGCAGACAAGCAGGGTG ATCTTTGTGAAGTGAGCCTCACCTCCTCTGCTCaaggagaggccagggagggtCCTCTCTATGACAACCCTACCACACAGCCAATCGTGCAGGACCACCAGGAGCACCCAGGCTTGGGCAGCAACTGCTGTGTGCCATTCTTTTGCTGGGCTTGGCTGCTGAGAAGAAGGAGATAA
- the LOC129050315 gene encoding golgin subfamily A member 8M-like isoform X2 has translation MAEETQQNKLAAAKKKLKEYWQKNSPRVPAGVNRNRKTNGSIPETATSGGCQSPGDSARDFHREGPTSSATLKDLESPCQELAVVLDSRSVKISQLKNTIKALKQQKKQVEHQLEEEKKANNKKQKAERELEVQIQTLNIQKGKLNTHLYHMKRSLRYFEEESKDLAIHLQHSLQRKRELEQALSAVTTTQKKKANQFSSHSKARMEWKLEHSIQEQALLKAQVTQLKESFKQAQLERDECVQHLKGERARWQQRMRKMSQEVCTLKNEKKNDMRRIEKLERSLSKLKNQMAEPLPPEPPEPPAMSSKVELQHLRKELERVAGELQAQVKNNQRISLLNRGQEERIQVQEERLRKQEERLEEQQERLQQLAKPQSIFEELNNEHKSALQLKQQVKELQEKLGEEHLEATSQQNQQLTTQLSLMALPGEGDGGGHLDSEEEEAPRPMPSISEDLEGREAMVAIFKSAGASVQEEQARLQEQSGFMDHLEEKADLSELVNKQELRFIHYWKIHHVLTEPGGSAKDAALGGGHHQAGPGQGGDEGEAAGAAADGIAAYSNYNNGHRKFLAAAQNPADEPGPGAPAPQELGAADKQGDLCEVSLTSSAQGEAREGPLYDNPTTQPIVQDHQEHPGLGSNCCVPFFCWAWLLRRRR, from the exons TTAAAAGAATATTGGCAGAAAAACAGCCCTAGAGTTCCAGCAGGAGTGAACAGGAACAGGAAAACAAATGGCAGTATCCCTGAGACAGccacttctggtggttgccagtcACCTGGGGAT TCAGCAAGAGATTTCCACAGGGAAGGCCCTACATCATCTGCTACCCTGAAGGATCTGGAG AGCCCATGCCAAGAACTAGCAGTAGTCCTGGATTCAAGGTCCGTAAAAATCAGTCAACTGAAGAACACCATCAAAGCTTTG aaacaacagaagaaacaagTGGAACATCAGCTGGAAGAA gaaaagaaagcaaacaacaaGAAACAGAAAGCCGAAAGGGagctagag GTTCAAATCCAGACATTGAACATACAGAAAGGGAAGCTAAATACACACCTGTACCACATGAAACGTTCTCTCAGATACTTTGAAG AAGAGTCAAAGGATCTGGCTATCCACCTGCAACATTCATTGCAGCGTAAAAGAGAGTTAGAGCAGGCTCTCTCTGCTGTCACCACCACACAGAAGAAGAAGGCAAACCAG TTTTCCAGCCACAGTAAAGCACGTATGGAGTGGAAGTTAGAGCACTCCATCCAGGAGCAGGCACTGCTGAAAGCGCAGGTGACACAG TTGAAGGAGTCATTTAAACAAGCCCAATTAGAAAGAGACGAGTGTGTGCAACATCTAAAAGGAGAGAGGGCCCGGTGGCAGCAGAGGATGAGAAAAATGTCGCAGGAG GTTTGCAcattaaagaatgaaaagaagaatgATATGCGTCGGATAGAGAAGCTGGAGAGGAGCTTGTCCAAACTGAAAAACCAGATGG CTGAACCCCTGCCCCCAGAGCCCCCAGAGCCCCCAGCAATGTCCTCCAAGGTGGAGCTGCAGCACCTGAGGAAGGAACTAGAGAGAGTGGCAGGAGAGCTCCAGGCCCAAGTCAAAAACAATCAGCGCATAAGCCTCCTGAACCGGGGACAAGAAGAGAGGATTCAGGTGCAGGAAGAGAGGCTTcggaagcaggaggagaggcTTGAGGAGCAGCAGGAGAGGCTTCAGCAGCTGGCCAAGCCACAGAGCATCTTTGAGGAGCTG AACAATGAGCACAAGAGCGCACTGCAGTTGAAGCAGCAAGTAAAGGAGCTACAGGAGAAGCTTGGTgag GAGCACCTGGAAGCTACCAGCCAGCAGAACCAGCAGCTAACAACCCAGCTGAGCCTCATGGCTCTCCCTGGGGAAG gagatggaggaggacatctggacagtgaggaggaggaggcaccTCGGCCCATGCCAAGCATCTCAGAGGACCTGGAGGGCAGGGAGGCCATG GTGGCGATTTTCAAGTCCGCTGgagccagtgtccaggaggagcAAGCACGGTTACAAGAGCAG AGCGGCTTTATGGACCACCTGGAGGAGAAGGCAGACCTGAGTGAGCTGGTGAACAAACAAGAACTTCGCTTCATCCACTACTG GAAAATCCATCACGTTTTAACAGAGCCAGGGGGCAGTGCCAAAGATGCGGCACTGGGAGGAGGACATCATCAGGCTGGCCCAGGACAGGGAGGAGATGAAG GTGAAgctgctggagctgcagcagatGGTATTGCGGCTTATAGCAACTACAACAATGGTCACAGAAAATTCCTGGCTGCTGCCCAGAACCCTGCTGATGAGCCTGGTCCAGGAGCCCCAGCCCCCCAGGAACTTGGGGCTGCAGACAAGCAGGGTG ATCTTTGTGAAGTGAGCCTCACCTCCTCTGCTCaaggagaggccagggagggtCCTCTCTATGACAACCCTACCACACAGCCAATCGTGCAGGACCACCAGGAGCACCCAGGCTTGGGCAGCAACTGCTGTGTGCCATTCTTTTGCTGGGCTTGGCTGCTGAGAAGAAGGAGATAA